In Dromiciops gliroides isolate mDroGli1 chromosome 5, mDroGli1.pri, whole genome shotgun sequence, the following are encoded in one genomic region:
- the LOC122729692 gene encoding olfactory receptor 6C4-like — MKNLTTLAEFILLGLTDAPEFQVVIFLFLFLTYMFSIIGNLTIIILTLLDTHLQTPMYFFLRNFSILEIFFTSVFTPRLLFSITTGNKTISFLGCFLQYFFAIFLGATEFFLLAAMSYDRYVAICKPLHYTTIMSSRVCILLILCSWLAGFLIAAPAIIIASRLNFCSFNTMNHYYCDTAPLLKLSCSDIGLVELVDTLLAIVTLLVTLALVLLSYTNILHTILRFPSAQQRKKAFSTCSSHMIVISLSYGSCMFMYINLSTKDVSFHKGVSILQTSVAPLLNPFIYTLRNKQVIQAFKDLIQKIMSH; from the coding sequence ATGAAAAACCTCACTACATTGGCTGAGTTCATCCTGCTGGGCCTGACAGATGCCCCTGAGTTCCAGGTTgtgattttcctctttctctttctcacctaCATGTTTAGCATCATTGGCAACCTGACCATCATCATCCTCACACTGCTGGACACCCACCTCCAAACCCCCATGTATTTCTTCCTTCGCAATTTTTCCATCTTAGAAATTTTCTTCACGTCTGTTTTCACTCCCAGACTGCTATTCAGTATCACCACAGGGAACAAAACCATTAGTTTTCTTGGCTGCTTCCTTCAGTACTTTTTTGCCATATTTCTGGGGGCCACTGAGTTTTTCCTTCTGGCTGCCATGTCCTATGACCGCTATGTTGCCATCTGCAAGCCCCTGCATTACACAACCATCATGAGCAGCAGGGTCTGCATCCTACTCATCCTCTGCTCTTGGCTGGCAGGGTTCCTGATTGCTGCCCCAGCAATTATAATAGCAAGTCGTCTGAATTTCTGCTCATTCAATACTATGAATCATTACTATTGTGACACTGCTCCGCTGCTGAAGCTCTCCTGTTCAGACATAGGCCTGGTAGAGCTAGTTGATACTCTCTTAGCCATAGTGACACTTCTGGTCACCCTGGCACTGGTGCTTCTCTCCTATACAAACATCCTCCATACAATTCTGAGATTTCCTTCTGCTCAGCAGAGGAAAAAGGCTTTTTCAACCTGTTCCTCCCACATGATTGTCATCTCCCTCTCTTATGGCAGCTGCATGTTTATGTACATTAATCTCTCAACAAAAGACGTCAGCTTCCATAAAGGAGTAAGTATCCTCCAAACCTCAGTTGCTCCCCTGTTAAATCCCTTCATTTATACCCTACGGAACAAGCAAGTGATACAAGCCTTCAAGGACTTAATCCAAAAGATCATGAGTCACtga